The genome window TCCAGCAAATCTGTAATCCTCATTGTTGCTCCTCCTTTTTCAATCATTTTACGTGGAACCTTATTAAAAAATTTCCCTTTCAAATCTATTTGCTTTATTCAGGAAATTTTTAAATCACATTTTCTATAAAATCAGGCTCTGGCCATTCCTGTGACCTGTTCATACACCGTCTGTATCTCCTCTTTCGTGGCAAGATTCTCTGAGAATGCACTGGCGCTTCCCGCAGCCACTCCCATATGGAAAGCATATTCATAATCCTGCTTCTTAAGCCAACCTGCCATAAATCCAGCTACCATGGAATCACCGGCCCCCACACCATTCACCAATTTCCCCTTCGGTGCAGGTGCATCATAGACCTTTCCGTCTGCCGCGATCAAAACCGCGCCCTCACCGGCCATGGAAATCAACACATTCTGCGTGCCCATCTCCTGAAGCTTTCTCCCGTAAGGTACGACCTCCTCCCGGCTTCTCAATTCCACATCAAAGATCTCACCCAACTCGTGATTATTCGGTTTGATCAAAAATGGCCGATACGGAAGCACATTCATAAGCAGCTCCCTCGTGGCATCTACCACGATCTGTATTTTCTTTCCTTCGAGCCGTTCCATAATTTTCTGATAAGCATCATCTGGCATCGATGCCGGGATACTTCCCGACAGAAACAGCACATCTCCCTCCCCCAGCCTGTCAAGCTGAGCCATCAGCATCTGCACCTTCTCCTCACCGATCACCGGTCCCTGCCCGTTGATCTCCGTCCCGTCAATCGACTTAAGCTTTAAGTTAATTCTCGTAAATCCATCCTCAATCCGGATAAATCCACTCTGCACTCCCATCTCTTCCAGCCGCCTTACCACTTCATCCCCGGTAAATCCAGCCACAAATCCAAGTGCCGTACTCTCGATCCCAAGATTCATAAGAACCGTAGAAACATT of Roseburia hominis contains these proteins:
- the pfkB gene encoding 1-phosphofructokinase → MIYTVTFNPSLDYIVSVNDFKLGLTNRTDSELLLPGGKGINVSTVLMNLGIESTALGFVAGFTGDEVVRRLEEMGVQSGFIRIEDGFTRINLKLKSIDGTEINGQGPVIGEEKVQMLMAQLDRLGEGDVLFLSGSIPASMPDDAYQKIMERLEGKKIQIVVDATRELLMNVLPYRPFLIKPNNHELGEIFDVELRSREEVVPYGRKLQEMGTQNVLISMAGEGAVLIAADGKVYDAPAPKGKLVNGVGAGDSMVAGFMAGWLKKQDYEYAFHMGVAAGSASAFSENLATKEEIQTVYEQVTGMARA